From Nicotiana tabacum cultivar K326 chromosome 15, ASM71507v2, whole genome shotgun sequence, the proteins below share one genomic window:
- the LOC142169526 gene encoding uncharacterized protein LOC142169526 has product MPMDRRLYAAAKEGDMKVLEEFKSQFTTQLTPYNNTVLHIAAQNKGFYRKNNPRDFLAMAGPELFSSLNSNGDTFIHMAARNDGKTTLHEAVRQWHNRSVVELLVKEDPDFSYPPNNARKTPLYLAVDIENEKALLEHILNNSTSPSYAGPYGTTVLHAAAMYNTTGQLARKGILSLSILVTANSDNFGIFQRATVFPARTVFLAHDMRTDALNSQMVSLAEYVEFLQYKACKQTSSEIASVIQTGWRHAMTDEMSALHASDTWKLIPLPAVMLSLSWLK; this is encoded by the exons ATGCCGATGGATCGGCGGTTGTACGCAGCTGCTAAAGAAGGTGACATGAAAGTTCTGGAAGAATTCAAGAGCCAGTTCACCACCCAATTAACTCCTTACAACAATACTGTCCTCCATATTGCAGCTCAAAATAAAGGTTTCTATCGGAAAAATAACCCAAGAGATTTTCTTGCTATGGCCGGTCCAGAGTTATTTTCCAGCTTGAATTCTAATGGAGATACTTTTATTCATATGGCTGCTAGGAATG ATGGAAAAACGACCTTGCACGAAGCTGTAAGGCAGTGGCATAATCGCAGTGTGGTAGAATTATTGGTCAAAGAAGATCCTGACTTCTCATATCCGCCTAACAATGCTCGGAAGACTCCACTGTATCTAGCTGTGGATATTGAAAATGAAAAGGCATTATTGGAACACATCTTGAACAACTCCACTTCACCATCTTATGCTGGTCCCTATGGCACAACTGTGCTACATGCAGCTGCAATGTATAATACTACAG GACAGCTTGCTCGTAAAGGAATTTTGAGTCTATCCATCCTAGTTACGGCAAATTCCGACAACTTTGGAATTTTTCAGCGAGCTACAGTGTTTCCGGCGAGAACAGTGTTTCTGGCACA CGACATGAgaaccgatgctttgaatagtcaGATGGTTTCTTTAGCAGAGTATGTTGAATTCCTTCAGTATAAAgcatgtaagcagacatcttctgagatagcttCTGTTATTCAAACAG gatggcgccATGCTATGactgacgagatgtctgctttacatgcgagtgaCACTTGGAAGCTTATTCctcttcctgcag tgatgCTTTCTCTCTcgtggctaaagtag